Proteins from a genomic interval of Antedon mediterranea chromosome 5, ecAntMedi1.1, whole genome shotgun sequence:
- the LOC140049874 gene encoding uncharacterized protein, translating to MLTSTQPMSICDHEEADSRMCIHIDDALKKGSRVILVRTVDTDVVVILVGIFCNLIACYLGTCIWVAFGMRKHFQYFNINTICHNLGEDKSRGLPVFHAFTGSDTTSQFFGKSKHSAWETWNSFPAVTEAFLFMAHHPFKSLGVNSSQFQLLDEFTCHLYDKTSTLRSVTKLRQDLFSRKARTMDNIPPTQDALLQHSNRSIYQASIWTTSLQPQQNAPSPEDFGWTKTGSTWTPVWTILPEASKACRELLKCGCKKLPFCSGNCKCRSAVHWSCYPCRGTCSSSSNSVPL from the exons ATGTTGACATCTACTCAACCTATGTCAATCTGCGACCATGAAGAGGCCGACTCCAGGATGTGCATTCACATTGATGATGCCTTAAAGAAAGGTAGCAGGGTTATTTTGGTGCGTACAGTTGATACTGATGTCGTCGTTATCCTGGTTGGTATTTTCTGCAATCTAATAGCCTGTTATCTTGGTACGTGTATCTGGGTCGCATTTGGCATGCGTAAGCACttccaatattttaatataaataccatCTGCCATAACCTAGGAGAGGATAAGTCAAGAGGGCTGCCAGTTTTTCATGCATTTACTGGGTCCGATACTACATCCCAGTTCTTCGGAAAATCAAAACACTCCGCATGGGAGACGTGGAACTCATTTCCAGCAGTCACAGAAGCCTTTCTTTTCATGGCACATCACCCTTTCAAATCTCTAGGAGTCAACTCATCTCAATTCCAGTTGCTAGATGAGTTTACATGTCATCTATACGACAAGACAAGTACTTTAAGAAGTGTTACTAAGCTAAGACAAGATCTTTTTTCAAGAAAGGCACGGACAATGGACAACATTCCTCCTACACAG GATGCACTTTTACAGCATTCCAACAGATCCATATACCAAGCAAGCATTTGGACCACCAGTCTACAGCCACAGCAGAATGCTCCATCACCAGAAGACTTTGGTTGGACTAAAACCGGCAGTACATGGACACCAGTCTGGACAATACTACCTGAAGCATCCAAGGCATGTAGGGAATTGCTAAAGTGTGGCTGCAAAAAGTTGCCTTTTTGCTCAGGGAACTGCAAGTGTCGTTCAGCAGTGCACTGGTCTTGTTACCCATGCCGTGGAACTTGTTCGTCATCTAGCAACTCTGTACCATTATAA